The following are encoded together in the Bubalus kerabau isolate K-KA32 ecotype Philippines breed swamp buffalo chromosome 3, PCC_UOA_SB_1v2, whole genome shotgun sequence genome:
- the LOC129645970 gene encoding 40S ribosomal protein S4, X isoform-like: MARGPKKHLKRVAAPKHWMLDKLTGVFAPRPSTGPHKLRECLPLIIFLRNRLKYALTGDEVKKICMQRFIKIDGKVRTDVTYPAGFMDVISIDKIGENFRLIYDTKGRFAVHRITPEEAKYKLCKVRKIFVGTKGIPHLVTHDARTIRYPDPLIKVNDTIQIDLETGKITDFIKFDTGNLCMVTGGANLGRIGVITNRERHPGSFDVVHVKDANGNSFATRLSNIFVIGKGNKPWISLPRGKGIRLTIAEERDKRLAAKQSSG; encoded by the coding sequence ATGGCTCGGGGTCCCAAGAAGCACCTGAAGCGTGTAGCAGCTCCAAAGCACTGGATGCTGGATAAGCTGACCGGCGTGTTTGCCCCTCGTCCATCTACCGGTCCCCACAAGCTGAGGGAATGTCTCCCTCTAATCATTTTCCTAAGAAACAGACTTAAGTATGCCCTAACAGGAGATGAAGTGAAGAAGATTTGCATGCAGCGTTTCATTAAGATCGATGGCAAAGTCCGCACCGATGTAACCTACCCTGCTGGTTTTATGGATGTCATCAGCATTGATAAGATTGGAGAGAATTTTCGTTTGATCTATGACACCAAGGGTCGCTTTGCTGTTCATCGTATTACACCTGAGGAGGCCAAGTATAAGTTGTGCAAAGTGAGAAAGATCTTCGTGGGAACAAAAGGAATCCCTCATCTGGTAACCCATGATGCTCGCACCATCCGTTACCCTGATCCCCTCATCAAGGTGAATGACACCATTCAGATTGATCTGGAGACCGGCAAGATTACTGATTTCATCAAGTTCGACACTGGTAACCTGTGCATGGTGACTGGTGGTGCTAACCTGGGAAGAATTGGCGTGATTACCAACCGGGAGAGACATCCAGGTTCTTTTGATGTCGTTCATGTGAAAGATGCCAATGGCAACAGCTTTGCCACCCGGCTTTCCAACATTTTCGTTATTGGCAAAGGCAACAAGCCATGGATCTCTCTTCCCCGTGGAAAGGGTATTCGCCTTACCATTGCTGAGGAGAGAGACAAGAGGCTGGCAGCCAAACAGAGCAGTGGATAA